From Pseudorasbora parva isolate DD20220531a chromosome 25, ASM2467924v1, whole genome shotgun sequence, one genomic window encodes:
- the cpa2 gene encoding carboxypeptidase A2 has translation MRLYLAVFALLAAVHCEEIFNGDQVLRIHVESEGHIEALKGLEEDVHLGLDFWSHGFSTERPVDIRVPHTSLYAVKDFLRENSIPFTVMINNVQELLDRERAEMVSNAKMERKTKSFNFAAYHDLETIYSFMDTLVASHPNLISKVKIGSTYENRPMYALKFSTGGEKRPAIWIDAGIHAREWVSHASAVWIADRIATDFKENRAPVPSILSQMDIFLMIVANPDGYVFSHLTGRPFHRLWRKSRSVTSNPNCPGVDLNRNWDAEFGSPGASDDPCGEDYRGPSAHSEIEVQNIADFITNHGNFKSFMTLHAYSQLLMYPYGYSGTNAPHQPELHDVATQASRALNSWHGTVYKVGSIFHTIEQASGASVDWAYQRGIRYSFAFELRDKGEYGFLLPADQIVSTARETWLALKYIMQYVCDHPY, from the exons ATGAGACTCTATCTAGCTGTCTTTGCGCTCCTGGCCGCAGTTCACTGCGAAGAGATCTTTAATGG AGATCAAGTTCTTAGAATCCATGTagaatctgaaggccacattgaAGCTTTGAAAGGGCTGGAAGAGGATGTGCATTTGGGG CTTGATTTCTGGAGCCATGGCTTCTCTACTGAGCGACCTGTTGACATCCGTGTTCCTCATACCAGTCTGTACGCCGTCAAAGACTTCCTCAGGGAAAACAGCATCCCTTTCACTGTCATGATCAACAATGTGCAG GAACTTTTGGATAGGGAAAGAGCAGAGATGGTTAGTAATGCAAAGATGGAACGCAAGACCAAGAGCTTTAACTTCGCAGCTTATCACGACCTGGAGACT ATTTACAGTTTTATGGACACCCTTGTTGCAAGTCACCCTAACCTGATCTCTAAAGTGAAGATCGGCAGCACTTATGAGAACCGCCCCATGTATGCCCTGAAG TTCAGCACTGGAGGAGAGAAAAGGCCTGCAATCTGGATTGATGCTGGAATCCATGCCAGGGAGTGGGTTTCCCATGCTTCAGCAGTGTGGATCGCTGACAGg ATTGCCACAGACTTTAAGGAAAACCGTGCCCCTGTGCCCAGTATCCTTAGTcaaatggatatttttctgatgATTGTGGCCAATCCTGATGGATATGTCTTCTCCCACCTCACTGGCCGT CCATTTCACCGTTTGTGGCGTAAAAGCCGGTCTGTGACCTCTAACCCCAACTGCCCTGGTGTTGATCTCAACAGAAACTGGGATGCTGAATTTGGAA GTCCCGGAGCAAGCGATGACCCCTGTGGCGAAGACTATCGTGGCCCTTCTGCTCATTCCGAGATTGAAGTGCAAAACATTGCAGACTTCATCACAAACCACGGCAACTTCAAATCCTTCATGACCCTCCATGCTTACTCTCAGCTCTTAATGTATCCCTATGGCTACAGCGGCACAAACGCTCCTCACCAGCCTGAACTG CATGATGTGGCCACACAGGCAAGCAGAGCCCTCAATTCTTGGCATGGGACTGTTTATAAAGTTGGAAGTATCTTCCACACTATTG AGCAAGCTAGTGGTGCAAGTGTTGACTGGGCTTACCAACGTGGCATCAGATATTCCTTTGCTTTTGAGTTGCGTGACAAAGGTGAATACGGATTCCTCCTGCCTGCTGACCAGATCGTTTCCACTGCAAGAGAAACGTGGTTAGCGCTCAAATACATTATGCAATATGTTTGTGATCACCCTTATTGA
- the atp6v1e1a gene encoding V-type proton ATPase subunit E 1a has protein sequence MALSDAAVQKQIKHMMAFIEQEANEKAEEIDAKAEEEFNIEKGRLVQTQRLKIMEYYEKKEKQIEQQKKIQMSNLLNQARLKVLKARDDMIKDLLNDARQRLTNIAKDPNQYSTLLEGLVLQGFYQLLEPKVIIRCRKEDVAMVQAAVKKNIPIYKNAVKSNIEVGIDENSFLSPDISGGVEVYNANGKIKVSNTLESRLELLAEQMMPEIRVTLFGANPNRRFMD, from the exons ATGGCGCTCAGCGATGCCGCGGTACAGAAACAG ATCAAACACATGATGGCCTTCATTGAGCAGGAAGCAAATGAGAAGGCAGAAGAAATTGATGCAAAG GCAGAAGAAGAGTTTAATATCGAAAAGGGACGACTGGTACAGACTCAAAGATTGAAGATAATGGAGTACTATGAGAAGAAAGAGAAACAGATTGAACAACAGAAGAAAAT CCAGATGTCGAATTTGTTAAACCAGGCAAGACTGAAGGTGCTCAAAGCCCGTGATGACATGATTAAg GATCTCCTAAACGATGCACGGCAACGGTTGACCAACATTGCCAAAGACCCAAATCAGTACTCAACACTGCTAGAGGGGCTGGTGTTACAG GGATTTTATCAGCTGTTGGAACCCAAGGTTATAATCCGTTGCAGAAAGGAAGATGTAGCGATGGTGCAG GCAGCCGTTAAGAAAAACATCCCTATCTACAAAAATGCTGTAAAGAGTAATATTGAGGTGGGCATCGACGAAAACAGCTTCCTGTCCCCTGACAT TTCAGGAGGTGTTGAAGTTTATAACGCTAATGGCAAGATCAAGGTGTCCAACACACTGGAAAGCAGACTAGAACTTCTAGCGGAACAG ATGATGCCTGAGATCAGAGTGACTCTTTTTGGTGCCAACCCAAACCGCAGGTTTATGGATTAG